The following are from one region of the Corylus avellana chromosome ca1, CavTom2PMs-1.0 genome:
- the LOC132191612 gene encoding RNA polymerase sigma factor sigE, chloroplastic/mitochondrial-like, with protein MGVVTVSSSAARTPLGLSGKFSAQRSTLKRPLIVAFKADKSNSSALVAPQEQIPLPIETSKDRRKRLGKAGKPLRRVKAVVTDEASPSTTLEVDYNEAAAQLENIYKRSPTSDTSDVENVGGMMSKSQQRRRKISRGDEKAERRTGYNVIKNQVKKVKRLSLDKRIALKKNKEDKVVAPMRKRKDVKDENVKIEKLVREYSASTDLVSLDWKKMRIPPVLPSSEHVWLFKLMQPMKALLQVKENLQKDLGREPTEGELAEAMKMNVVQVRKRMEVGRAARNKLIKHNLRLILFVINKYFQDFANGPRFQDLCQAGVKGLITAIDRFEPKRRFRLSTYSLFWIRHAIIRSMTLSSFTRVSFGLESVRVEIQRAKLELLFELHRLPTEEEIVKKVGISPERYQEVMKAVRPVLSLHSRHATTQEEYIKGITDVDGVGADNWRQPALLRIALDDVLDSLKPKESLVMRQRYGLDGKGDRTLGEIAGNLNISREMVRKHEVKALLKLKHPARVDYLRQHLL; from the exons ATGGGAGTTGTGACTGTTTCCAGCTCAGCTGCTCGAACTCCGCTTGGTTTGAGTGGGAAATTCTCAGCTCAACGCTCTACTTTGAAAAGACCCTTGATAGTAGCTTTTAAAGCAGATAAATCCAATAGCAGTGCATTGGTTGCGCCCCAGGAGCAGATCCCTTTGCCCATAGAAACCAGTAAGGATAGACGGAAGAGACTAGGAAAAGCTGGCAAACCTTTGAGAAGAGTAAAAGCTGTCGTTACAGATGAAGCTTCTCCGAGTACCACCTTGGAAGTGGATTACAATGAAGCCGCCGCCCAGCTTGAAAACATATACAAGCGAAGCCCAACATCTGATACTTCTGATGTGGAAAATGTAGGTGGCATGATGAGTAAAAGCCAGCAAAGGAGGAGGAAGATTAGTCGTGGTGATGAAAAAGCAGAGAGGAGAACCGGCTATAATGTGATTAAGAACCAAGTAAAGAAGGTTAAAAGGTTGAGTCTTGATAAAAGGATTGCattgaaaaagaataaagaagatAAAGTGGTTGCTCCAATGCGGAAGAGGAAAGATGTTAAGGATGAAAATGTGAAGATTGAGAAGCTTGTAAGGGAGTACTCAGCTTCAACTGATTTGGTTAGTTTGGACTGGAAAAAAATGAGGATACCTCCTGTTCTTCCTTCTTCTGAACATGTTTGGTTGTTCAAGTTGATGCAACCCATGAAG GCACTCCTTCAAGTGAAAGAGAATTTGCAGAAAGATTTGGGGAGAGAACCAACAGAAGGCGAATTAGCTGAAGCAATGAAGATGAATGTAGTTCAAGTGCGAAAACGCATGGAGGTTGGTCGAGCTGCAAGAAACAAGCTCATTAag CACAATCTCCGGCTCATTTTGTTTGTAATCAACAAGTATTTCCAAGACTTTGCAAATGGCCCAAGGTTTCAAGACCTTTGCCAGGCAGGAGTGAAAGGACTTATTACAGCCATTGATCGTTTTGAACCAAAAAGGAGATTCCGGCTCTCCACTTATAGTCTTTTTTGGATTAGGCATGCCATTATACGCTCCATGACACTCTCAAGCTTTACTCGTGTTTCTTTTGGCCTTGAATCG GTTAGAGTAGAAATCCAACGAGCCAAACTTGAGTTGTTGTTTGAGCTTCATAGATTACCCACAGAGGAAGAGATAGTAAAAAAAGTTGGGATCTCCCCTGAGAGGTATCAGGAAGTTATGAAAGCCGTGAGACctgttctctctctccattcAAGGCATGCAACCACACAAGAAGAGTACATTAAGGGGATCACTGATGTTGATGGTGTTGGAGCTGATAACTGGAGGCAACCTGCTCTTCTCAGGATTGCTCTTGATGATGTG CTTGATTCTCTAAAGCCCAAGGAGAGCTTGGTAATGAGGCAAAGATACGGGCTTGATGGTAAAGGTGATAGAACATTGGGAGAGATTGCTGGAAACTTAAATATTTCAAGAGAAATGGTTCGGAAGCATGAAGTGAAGGCTTTGCTGAAGCTCAAGCATCCAGCTCGAGTGGATTATCTTCGCCAACATTTACTATAA
- the LOC132191648 gene encoding transcription factor TRY-like, with protein sequence MGGRRRRAQSEITSFESEEVSSIEWEIINMTDQEEDLICRMYRLVGERWDLIAGRIPGRNAEEIERFWIMRRWEKLADRRKLHKKENSKIFDH encoded by the exons ATGGGTGGTCGACGTCGCCGGGCGCAATCCGAAATCACCAGTTTTGAGTCTGAGG AGGTTAGTAGTATTGAGTGGGAGATTATAAACATGACTGACCAAGAAGAAGATCTCATCTGTAGAATGTATAGACTTGTTGGGGAGAG GTGGGATTTAATAGCGGGCAGGATTCCAGGCAGAAATGCGGAAGAAATAGAGAGGTTTTGGATAATGAGACGCTGGGAAAAGCTCGCCGATAGAAGAAAATTGCATAAGAAAGAGAATTCCAAAATCTTTGATCATTGA
- the LOC132162312 gene encoding disease resistance protein At4g27190-like, whose translation MLGGLGLTKMPKEEDWKNVKEIYLMHNELSSLPENPRCPMLLALFLQGNHKLRTIPPSFFDYMPALQILNLSRTGIRSLPESIFRLVNLKRLFLSYCHRFMRLSPKVGELKQLEVLDLEGTDIMDLPKEIKELTNLTCLEVSFYAYLSNVRRAMQSDVVVPRGIISALSHLEELNMSVNPDDKRWSACVEAIVTEVCTLQNLNTLKFYFPRVELVRLFLLNSPMWVHPSLSNFIFTVGHHVQRTMSRLPRDVEFELERWERCLKYINGEAVPKEIKKVLHYSTAFLLERHATVKKLSDFGIGNMKHQKCCVVGECNEVEVIIDATDSHEEDSEADAHEDDEADAHEGDSEADAHEGDSEADEEDSEADAHEKDDEVEAYREDGSSGIVSKTSGAKKIVLGSLEYLYIYYMKNLRRIWKGPIQPKCLSLLKSLTLRTCPQLTTIFTTCLLDNLCNLEELTVEDCPSIKTLVSCKISGEPKTSVFLPNLKRISLHYMPGLISISSGLHIAPRLECLSFYNCPNLKHLLIEEVSSKDLKKIKGEWNWWVALKWRCGRPSYLDDIFVPINI comes from the coding sequence ATGTTGGGTGGTTTAGGATTAACTAAAATGCCAAAGGAAGAGGATTGGAAGAATGTCAAAGAGATTTACTTGATGCACAATGAGTTATCTAGTTTACCTGAGAATCCAAGGTGCCCCATGCTCTTAGCATTGTTCCTTCAAGGAAACCACAAATTGAGAACGATCCCTCCCTCATTTTTCGATTACATGCCTGCTCTCCAAATCTTGAACTTATCCAGGACTGGCATCAGGTCTTTGCCGGAGTCCATTTTCAGATTAGTCAACCTCAAAAGACTATTTTTAAGTTACTGTCATCGTTTCATGAGGTTGTCGCCCAAAGTTGGAGAGCTCAAGCAGCTTGAGGTTCTTGATCTTGAAGGGACAGATATTATGGATTTACCTAAGGAGATTAAGGAGCTAACTAATCTCACATGCTTGGAAGTTTCATTTTATGCATATCTGAGTAATGTTAGGAGGGCCATGCAATCAGATGTAGTGGTTCCTCGTGGCATAATTTCGGCACTGTCCCACTTAGAGGAGTTAAATATGAGTGTGAATCCAGATGACAAGCGATGGAGTGCATGTGTGGAAGCTATTGTTACTGAAGTATGTACCTTGCAGAATTTGAACACTCTTAAATTCTATTTTCCAAGAGTGGAACTTGTGAGGCTCTTCCTATTGAATAGCCCAATGTGGGTGCATCCATCACTGTCAAATTTCATATTTACTGTTGGCCATCATGTCCAGCGCACTATGTCTCGGCTCCCTCGCGATGTTGAGTTTGAGTTGGAACGATGGGAGAGATGTTTGAAATACATAAATGGTGAGGCTGTTCCTAAAGAGATTAAAAAGGTACTCCATTATTCAACAGCATTTTTATTGGAACGGCATGCAACTGTTAAGAAGCTATCAGATTTTGGTATTGGAAATATGAAGCACCAAAAATGTTGTGTTGTGGGGGAATGTAATGAGGTTGAAGTTATTATAGATGCAACAGATTCTCACGAAGAAGATAGTGAAGCAGATGCCCACGAAGATGATGAAGCAGATGCTCACGAAGGAGATAGTGAAGCAGATGCTCACGAAGGAGATAGTGAAGCAGACGAAGAAGACAGTGAAGCAGATGctcatgaaaaagatgatgaagtAGAGGCTTACAGAGAAGATGGTAGCAGTGGAATTGTATCTAAAACATCTGGTgctaaaaaaattgttcttggaTCGCTTGAATACCTctacatatattatatgaagaATCTAAGGAGGATATGGAAGGGGCCAATACAACCAAAGTGTTTATCTCTTCTGAAGTCCTTGACATTGCGCACATGTCCCCAATTGACCACTATTTTCACAACATGTTTACTTGATAACCTCTGTAATTTAGAAGAGCTTACAGTTGAAGATTGCCCCTCCATTAAAACTTTAGTAAGTTGCAAAATTTCTGGTGAGCCTAAAACCTCTGTCTTTCTCCCGAATTTGAAGAGGATTTCGCTTCACTACATGCCTGGATTAATTAGCATCTCTAGTGGTTTACACATTGCACCAAGATTAGAATGTCTGAGTTTTTATAATTGTCCAAATCTTAAGCACCTGTTGATTGAGGAAGTATCCAGTAAAGATTTAAAGAAGATCAAGGGTGAGTGGAATTGGTGGGTAGCACTGAAGTGGAGATGCGGCCGTCCGAGTTACTTGGATGACATTTTTGTTCCAATCAACATATGA